From one Labeo rohita strain BAU-BD-2019 chromosome 8, IGBB_LRoh.1.0, whole genome shotgun sequence genomic stretch:
- the LOC127170325 gene encoding globoside alpha-1,3-N-acetylgalactosaminyltransferase 1-like: protein MLLRHNFFFIVLVFFGMVLSGFIYLKNYQNSCNQQIPEQGVIKPTWKQKTVGLRSSPGLLYNQPNVLVGRADVASVTPWSAPIIWEGTFDPTLIDSIYKQQNLTIATTVFALGKYTRFVKDFLESAEQHYFVGFRVHFYLFTDQPESVPEVKMGENRSLTVLKVESLNRWQDISMRRMEKLEKLIENELVSEADYIFCLDIDSKFYGRWGAESLGRLVGVIHPWFYNVPRNQFTYERRPESQAYIPAAEGDYYYAGAAFGGTLEDVYHLTKTCREHLNIDAANSIEAAWQEESHLNKYFLLNKPSKLLSPEYVWRDINVSAAQIKIVRLANVPKNYAEVRPNP, encoded by the exons ATGCTGCTtcgtcataatttttttttcatcgtTCTCGTGTTCTTTGGGATGGTATTGAGTGG GTTCATTTACCTGAAGAATTACCAGAACAG cTGCAATCAGCAGATACCAGAACAAGGTGTTATCAA GCCAACATGGAAGCAAAAGACTGTTGGATTGCGCTCATCACCAGG gtTGTTGTACAACCAGCCGAATGTGTTGGTAGG tcGGGCAGATGTTGCTTCTGTGACACCATGGTCAGCTCCAATCATTTGGGAGGGAACCTTTGACCCCACACTGATCGACTCTATCTACAAACAACAGAATCTCACCATAGCAACTACTGTCTTCGCTTTGGGAAA ATACACACGTTTTGTCAAAGATTTTCTGGAGTCAGCAGAGCAGCATTACTTTGTTGGATTTCGAGTGCATTTCTACTTGTTTACAGATCAACCAGAATCAGTTCCTGAGGTGAAGATGGGTGAAAACCGCAGTTTGACAGTTCTAAAGGTTGAGAGTTTGAACAGATGGCAGGACATCAGTATGAGAAGGATGGAAAAACTGGAAAAACTAATAGAGAATGAACTGGTCAGTGAGGCCGACTATATTTTCTGCCTTGACATAGATTCAAAGTTCTATGGCCGGTGGGGTGCGGAGTCTTTGGGTCGTCTGGTAGGTGTGATACATCCTTGGTTCTATAATGTTCCAAGGAATCAATTCACATATGAGCGTAGACCAGAGTCTCAAGCATACATTCCAGCTGCGGAAggtgattattattatgctggTGCTGCATTTGGTGGCACATTGGAGGATGTATATCACCTTACCAAAACCTGCAGGGAGCATCTGAACATTGATGCTGCAAACTCCATTGAAGCGGCATGGCAAGAGGAATCTCACTTGAACAAGTATTTCCTTTTGAACAAACCTAGTAAACTGCTCTCTCCTGAATATGTATGGCGGGACATCAATGTCAGTGCAGCCCAAATAAAAATAGTTCGCTTAGCTAATGTACCTAAAAACTATGCTGAAGTTCGTCCAAACCCATAG